From the Synechococcus sp. KORDI-49 genome, the window TCGAGTCGCTGAAGGCTGCCCTGGAGGGGCGACCGGCGAATCTCGAGTTGCCGGAGCTGCCCATCCCCGGGCAGAACGGCATGAGCGGCCCGGAGGTGTACCTGTCTCAGATCTCCGATCGGTTCAAGCCGGACCGCTGAGGTCGCGCTTCAGGCCAGATGACGGCCGTCGTGGCAGCGCACGACCCGCCCGGCCCCTCGCAGTTGCGCGCGGTAGTGGCAGGCCACCGGGTGCCGGTCGGCGCTGAACAGGCTGTCCACGCCGATGCCGTTGCGGCCATGGTCCTGTCCCGAGCTGTGGCGATAGCGGCCACCGCCGAGGTGCAGGCCGACATGGGTGCAGCGCCGCGGGGATCCGAAGAAGATCAGATCTCCCGGTCTCAGCAGGCCCACCGCATCCGGCGCCACCGCCACCGGCTGGCAGTGCCGTTCCTGCTGGTAAGCGTCCCTCGGAATCCAGATGCCCTGGCTGGCAAAGGCCATCTGCATCAGTCCGGAGCAGTCCATATCCGGCTCCGTTGTGCCGCCCCAGAGATACGTGTTGGCCTGCTGTTCAGCCCGTTCCGTCCAGGCCAGCACCGCTGGTAGTCGAGAGGCGATCTGAACCTCCGGCAGCAGGGCCGGCCGCCAGGGGCTCCGCTGTTCGGCTCGGCCAAGCACGGCTTCCAGTTCAAACCAGCAGCGGTAGCCGTCCTCAAGCAACTGAATCCACAGACGCGATCCACGCCGCTCCAGGATCCGGAAGCTGCGCCCGTTCGAGGCCTGGGTCACGAGGGCCTTGCCCACGGCCCGTTTGTAGCCGTTCGCGTTGGTCCGCAGCCTCCAGCAGCTTCCTGTGAGCGCGAGCTCCGGTGCCAGCAGGGTGCTTAGGGTCGCCATGGCCCGATGCCGTTGCCATGGCGTTCTACCGTCCCGACACCGCGATGACCTCCAGGCTGGAGAGCGTGTTGGACGACCTGGCGGCGGATGGCCGGCCGGGGCTGCGGAACAGTCTGGCCATCACCTGGATCCGGTACGACGACGACTCACCGCAGGCCGGTGCCGGAGTCGGTGCTGGCTGGAGCGAGGAGCGGCCCCTCTATCCGGCCAGCGTGGTGAAACTGTTCTATGCGGTCGCCGCGGAGCGCTGGCTGCAGCGGGATCTGATCCCCGAAGCCGAGGAGCTGCGACGGGCCCTCCGCGACATGATCGCCGACTCCAGCAATGACGCCACCGGTCTTGTGCTGGACCTTCTCACCGGCACGACCAGCGGTCCTGAACTTCAAGGGGATCGCTGGCAGCAGTGGCAGCGTCAGCGCAGGCTGGTGAATGACTGGCTCGCCGAACTCGCGTGGCCCGAACTCGAGCCGGTGAACTGCTGCCAGAAGACCTGGGGAGATGGCCCCTACGGCCGTGAGAAGCAGTTCTACGGTGCTGACAACAGCAACCGCAATGCCCTGACAACCGCTGCCACGGCCCGCATGCTGGAGGCGGTCATGACCGGTGGAGTGGTCTCCCCGCCGGCCTGCCGGCGGTTGCGAGACCTGCTCGATCGTTCTCTGGACCCAGATCTGCGCCGCGCGGACCCGGAGAACCAGGTGGACGGTTTCCTGGGCGAGGGCCTGCCCCTGGGCACGCGGCTGTGGAGCAAGGCCGGCTGGATGAGCCAGGCCCGCCATGACGCAGCCTGGTGGCAGCTTCCGGATCAGCCCCCGACGATGCTGGTGGTGTTCAGCACCGGGCCCGATCGCGCCAGGGATGAGCGCCTGCTGCCTGAGCTGGCGAAGGCTCTGAACGGATTCAGCTCTCCAGAGGAGAACTGAATCGTCGGCGCAGGGCCGGAAACGGAGAGGGAGGGATTCGAACCCTCGACAGGAGTTGCCTCCTGTAACTCCTTAGCAGGGAGCCGCTTTCAACCACTCAGCCACCTCTCCAGTGGCAACAACAGACTACCAACAGGCTGCCCAAAGCCAACCGCCTGCTTCGGTTTCACACCTCCAGACGCGGCAGCCGCTGCTTGAAGCCGCAGAGGATCTCCCAGGGAATCGAGTCGCAGCGCTCACTCCAGTGGCGCGGACTGATCTCGGCATGTCCGTCGCAACCGAGCAGGGTGACGATGGAACCGCGTTCCAGATCCGGAACCGATGTGGCATCCAGCATCAGCTGGTCCATCGTGATCGCCCCCACCTGCGGCAGCACTCGGCCGCGGTGCAGGGCGTGGATCCTGCCGCTCAGGGATCGCACCACGCCGTCGGCGTAGCCGATGCTCACCACCGCCAGACGGCAGGGGCGATCGCTCACGAACCGTTGCCCGTAGCTGACACCCACGCCGGCAGGAACCTGGCGGATCAGGGTGACGCGGGCCCGAACGCTGAGGGCGGGCTGCAGGGGCAGCAGGTGATCGAGATGCTCGGCGGGCGCATGGCCGTAGAGGGCCAGACCCACCCGCACAAGGTCATGGTGCAGGGCCGGATCCCGCATGGTGCCGGCGGAATTGGCCAAGTGGCGGCAGAGGAAGCGGCCGTGATCCGGCAGCTGATCGAGAACGTTCTGAAAGCGGCTCTGCTGCAGGGAGGTGACGGTCTCGTCGCGCTCATCAGCGCAGGCCAGGTGGCTGTAGAGGCCGCAGAGCTCCAGCTCAGGCAGGTTCTGGATGGCTTCGGCGATGGCGGGGCCCTCCCTCCAGTCGCAGCCGAGACGGGTCATGCCCGTGTCCAGTTTCAGCTGCACCTGGAAGCGGCGGCCGCTGCCGTCAGCCAAGGCTGCACAGAGACGCGCCTCCTGCAGGCTGCTCAGTGTCGGCATCAGTTGCCAGTGCAGGCAGCAGCGCAGATCTTCCGCCTCGATGAGATTGCCCAGCAGCAGCACCGGGGCATCGATGCCCGCCCGTCGCAGGGTGATCCC encodes:
- the alr gene encoding alanine racemase, producing MPEPSPRQRAWVEVSPSAIEANARALLAHLTGGASLMAVVKADGYGHGAETVARAALRGGATSLGVATLEEGITLRRAGIDAPVLLLGNLIEAEDLRCCLHWQLMPTLSSLQEARLCAALADGSGRRFQVQLKLDTGMTRLGCDWREGPAIAEAIQNLPELELCGLYSHLACADERDETVTSLQQSRFQNVLDQLPDHGRFLCRHLANSAGTMRDPALHHDLVRVGLALYGHAPAEHLDHLLPLQPALSVRARVTLIRQVPAGVGVSYGQRFVSDRPCRLAVVSIGYADGVVRSLSGRIHALHRGRVLPQVGAITMDQLMLDATSVPDLERGSIVTLLGCDGHAEISPRHWSERCDSIPWEILCGFKQRLPRLEV
- a CDS encoding serine hydrolase, with the protein product MAFYRPDTAMTSRLESVLDDLAADGRPGLRNSLAITWIRYDDDSPQAGAGVGAGWSEERPLYPASVVKLFYAVAAERWLQRDLIPEAEELRRALRDMIADSSNDATGLVLDLLTGTTSGPELQGDRWQQWQRQRRLVNDWLAELAWPELEPVNCCQKTWGDGPYGREKQFYGADNSNRNALTTAATARMLEAVMTGGVVSPPACRRLRDLLDRSLDPDLRRADPENQVDGFLGEGLPLGTRLWSKAGWMSQARHDAAWWQLPDQPPTMLVVFSTGPDRARDERLLPELAKALNGFSSPEEN
- a CDS encoding C40 family peptidase, with amino-acid sequence MATLSTLLAPELALTGSCWRLRTNANGYKRAVGKALVTQASNGRSFRILERRGSRLWIQLLEDGYRCWFELEAVLGRAEQRSPWRPALLPEVQIASRLPAVLAWTERAEQQANTYLWGGTTEPDMDCSGLMQMAFASQGIWIPRDAYQQERHCQPVAVAPDAVGLLRPGDLIFFGSPRRCTHVGLHLGGGRYRHSSGQDHGRNGIGVDSLFSADRHPVACHYRAQLRGAGRVVRCHDGRHLA